In Capricornis sumatraensis isolate serow.1 chromosome 16, serow.2, whole genome shotgun sequence, a genomic segment contains:
- the LOC138093148 gene encoding B-lymphocyte antigen CD20-like: MTTPRNSVVGAFPAEPLKGPPAMHAAQKGVPRRAPAVVGPTQSFFMREAKALGAVQIMNGLFHIALGSLMLIHADVYMPICVTLWYPLWGGIMHIISGSLLAAAEKNSTQSMLTGRVIMNSLSLFAAISGIIFLIMDIFNMTISHFFKMENLNLIKTQMPYININNCERANPDENNSQSMEYCARIRFVFLSNFAVMMIFAFLQKLVTAGTVENEWKKICSRPKANIVLLSAEEKKEQAIEMKEVVEQTEAAEQIEIASLPKNEEDIEIIPVQEEEEEAEMNFPEPPQDQEDSPIGNDSVP, from the exons ATGACGACTCCCAGGAATTCAGTGGTTGGAGCTTTCCCAGCAGAGCCTCTGAAAGGCCCCCCCGCTATGCACGCTGCTCAGAAAGGGGTCCCCAGGAGGGCGCCCGCGGTGGTGGGCCCCACGCAGAGCTTCTTCATGAGGGAGGCGAAGGCTCTGGGG GCCGTCCAGATCATGAACGGGCTGTTCCACATTGCCCTGGGCAGCCTCATGCTGATCCACGCGGACGTCTACATGCCCATCTGTGTAACCTTGTGGTACCCTCTCTGGGGAGGCATCATG CACATCATTTCTGGATCACTGCTGGCAGCAGCGGAGAAGAACTCCACGCAGAGCATG CTCACAGGAAGAGTAATAATGAACTCTTTGAGCCTCTTTGCTGCTATTTCTGGAATAATTTTTTTGATCATGGACATATTTAATATGACAatttcccatttttttaaaatggagaatcTGAACCTTATTAAGACTCAGATGCCATATATTAACATAAACAACTGTGAACGAGCTAACCCTGATGAGAATAACTCCCAGTCCATGGAATATTGTGCCAGGATACGGTTTGTGTTCTTG AGCAATTTCGCAGTGATGATGATCTTTGCCTTCCTCCAGAAACTTGTGACAGCTGGCACTGTTgagaatgaatggaaaaaaatatgctCCAGACCCAAAGCT AACATTGTTCTCCTGTCAGctgaagaaaagaaggaacagGCGATCGAAATGAAAGAAGTGGTTGAGCAGACTGAAGCGGCTGAGCAGATTGAAATAGCTTCCCTACCAAAGAACGAAGAAGACATCGAGATTATTCCAGtccaagaagaagaggaagaagcagaaatgAACTTCCCAGAGCCCCCACAAGATCAGGAAGACTCGCCAATAGGAAACGACAGTGTCCCTTAA